The following DNA comes from Miscanthus floridulus cultivar M001 chromosome 5, ASM1932011v1, whole genome shotgun sequence.
GAGAAGCACAAGGTCGGAGTCATCGAGGCGGAGCTCCGAAAGCTCGTGAAGAGCGGTCtcaatggggtgcgggtgtttcaCACCCTGTACCGCCGCCGGGTCGTGCCGTTGGCGGAGAGGGtgcggccgatgtggatgtacgacGGCCTCATGGACCCGGACCATACATCGTCGGAGGATCTGCTGGACGACGAGGTATGGAGTCGCATtggccgggtgctgcagctgaggcccatGGAGAGGGTCGAAGGGAGGCCCATAGCTTTCAACTCTTCGATCGTGTCCCGCCTGGTTTGTTCCCTTCTCTAATCTGTGCATTTttctctgcttttcctatttcttGATTGGGGGTCGTACGTTCCGTAGGGGCTCGAAAAGtacaagtcctggccgcaccttcccaaggggccGGAGGGCCAGGCCCAGCAAGCCACTCAGAAGGAAGCGGCAGACGCCCGGAAGAAGAAAAGAACTGAGGAGGTTTggtggaaggaagagaagaagaaggaggtcgcccggcgcatgagggccggggaacgtaggagcgacgtcgagttggAACTCGTGTCGAATGACCCTCCTACAAatttggatgacatggtcttctccgagGAGGAGAGTTGAGAGGTCGCCGTGACCTTGGCGGAGCGTCGCAGCCCTACGGCGATGTCTACTGGTGGTGAGCAGGAGGCCGCATGGCGTGTGGTGGTTCCTGCATCGAGGAAGCGCGTAGCAAGTGCAAACGTCGTTGGTGAGCAGGTGGTGAAGTGGCcacggtcaccgcgccccttggGGGCGTCGCCGATCCCGTCGTCGTCTGTGGCGGGCGCTTGTGCGGCGACGGAACCGGTGCCAATGATGGACTTGCAGCCGAAGGAGGCCTTGCCTGTCATAGCTGTAGTCGAGCAGTCTGGGTGGTCTAAGGGGTAGACTGGCACCCGATCGATACGCGACTTGCAGTCGGAGGATGCCCCGCCCGCTGCTCTAGTCAGGGAGTCCCGAGCCGGGGGTCGCAGCGACCTGCAGGCCAGGCAGGAGCCGGTCGGGATGACTCCGACCCCATTCGAAGCGAGGGGGCACGGGTCGCAGCCTGGGAGCGGTTCTCGGCCCATAGGTCCATGGTCGTCGGAGCCTGCCTTCTGGGTCGTGCCACTCGCCACCCGGTATGTTTCCTTGCTGCTTTGATTCTTGCTGGTTGAGTCTTTGTGGAGTGTGGCTTACCCGTGATTTTTGTTAGCGACCGGGGGatgccggggttgagcatcgccccggcCTCCgtgtaggaggtttggaggcccacactGCAGCGTGTGGCGGTGAGCGAAGGTGGCAGCGGGGTGGCGGCAGCAAGGCCTTCCCTCCCGGCGGTGTTGCCCCTCGAGGGGGTTGCTGATAAGGCAGTAGTGGCGGCGTTGGTGTTGGCAGCGATCCCAGTGCCAACGGCGGAGGTGACGCTCGTGGCCCCTTCTTCAGCGGTCGCAGTGGAGGAGATGAGGGAGAGCGAACTCCCTATCTCACCGGGTGGAGAGCTGCACGACCTATCCTTGCCGTCGGAGCCGAAGGCGTCGGTGGGAAGCGTGGTCGGGATGGAGCTGGGATGCCCGACGGCATCCCATGCGAACGTGGTGGTGGAAATCTCGTCTGACAACGAGGCGTATACCGTGGTGGAACCAGTGGTGTCACCGTGGGAGCTGTTGGTGGTCCGGTCGGAGGGTGGGCCCTCCGGTGGTTCATcggagggtgacctggagtggcccttcCCCGAGGACCCGTCAAAGGCGAGGTTCATCCTCCAGGATTCCCGAGAGTGCCAGCTCTAGGAATTTTTTGGCGGACAAGGGCATGCCGTGGTGTCCGAGCTCACCGAGCTGTCCATGAAGCTGGAGAGCGCCCggaagcaggctcagtttgccCGGTAGCTAGTTGAGGTCGACCTGTAGCTTGCCGCGGAGGTGAGTTTTTGGTACTTCTCCTTGCCCTTCGAATCTTTCATCGGTTGTTTTTATAACGCCTATTTTTCACAGGAAATAAGAAaggtgtcgtcccgcaagtctcACTTCCTCAGGGCGGAACACgcccggatggccgagcttgagcgccGGGTGGAGTTCGCTTGCCACAAGTCCTAGGTCCGAGCGGCCGAGGCGGCTATGGCATGGGTGGAGGAGCAGCGTGTGGTAGAGCGGGCGACTgcggccgagcaagggctcgaggcggcgaAGGTTCGCCAGGCGGAGGCTGAGGTAGGGCTGCGCACGTCCCTAGCGAGCACCGAGGCGGCGCTCCAAGAGGCCTTGGCAGCCCTTGAGCCGTAGCGAGCCACCCTGGAGTCGGCACAGAAGGCCCTAGAGGTAGAGCAGAGGGCCCGGTCGGAGGTGGATCGGGAGGTGCTCACGCTCCAAGACTAGGTGGTGGGgatggaggacgcgagtgcccggCTGCATGAGCGGGTGGCTCggcaggcagaggatctctccacccttgaggcctctcgcgTTGGTgcatacccttttgttttctagtgGTGTTGATTTTTCCCTTAGCCTATTTCTGAGTTTATCGCCCTTTCTGcagagctgggtgaaaaggtgaaggcgctggagcgagacctggagacGTCCAAGGCGAGCTTCAGCTGGAACgccgaggagctggccaagtcccgtgaagagcgacGGGCTCTCAAaggggatcttgaccagatccgcaacgttgcccGGCTTGTCGTCTCGGAAATCTTTGGGTCGGTACCAAGTACCAGCGCTACCacggtccagctggcggaggtcccagacGCGGTCAAGGACCTCATCAGGAGCGGGCTATTttatggagcgtcgggggtgctgacctcggtggcaaTGCACCACCCGAACCTGGACTTTGATGCTATCTGCAGCGGGTATGATGAAggtctgagcatggaggacatccaatccatCGAGGTGAGCTTACTACCGTCGAGTGGGTGGTGGATGTTCGCCgtcaagacatggcccgaagcatgcgtggagagAATGCTTCCGAGCCTGCGGATAGCCCGGAGCCTGGTTCAGGGGGAAATGTCACCTCGGCCTCGGTCGAGCCGAACGTCTTACCGCTAGGGGGTGAGCAGCCTACGCCTTCATCGGTTGAGCCGCCAGCAGATGCCGCGGGGTCGGTTTAACACCTTTTTTTAAAtacaagtagttagtaaatgtaagaagtttaagttcgtgggggggggaacccctgtgtaaaatgtttttgtgtgttttaatgactgcaatcggtttttgtttttgtgatggagttgctccattcagggaagcttgttccctttcgttccttagttctcccttagcataattttgttttaaatttctttctatctcgTACCTACCCATTTGTTCCGTAGGTCGCAATTTTgtgagcccggggcatggcccgcgaggctcggccggtcgtaaccgtaggaaaaggcggggtgcgatcagtcggaatgttctaaagcaaagttacgtaaggtaaaacaaaggaatgaactacccttctgtttaggtaggaaggagtttcttcatacaaaagcaaaagagtgcttaaggtaaaaacaaaaacaaaggggtagtagagccccctagtggagcccccgagcgcctcgagccgaaaagtgttcgggtcggggtgctcttataggagcattcgctaagtaaaggtaagactgaaacttaggaagagaagaagagacatagctgttccaaggtcgtCGGAGAGAACATCGTCatcgttgtccttcagtcggtaggcttccATTCGGATCCCTTCGTGCtctagtcgtctggatccttgtccgCTGCGCCCTCTTCTTTGGTCAttgcctcctcgcctttttcttccattggcctgccagcctacctcaACAGGTGCCTAAGGAGCCGACAGTCCTTATAGAGATGGTtgacgggatagttgtggttggtgcacgggctctccatgagatcgtggaagtggcccagagggtcttGTTGGGGCTGTGTGCCTGTGTGATCGGCCGCGGTGACCGACGCAAAGTTAGCCGGTTGGCGGCGATcgtttctgttcttttttcccctcgcgtggaggggccctcattcTGATCCTGGCgcctggccttacctttgtcgtggCCCCCGTTGAAGCGTGGTAGAAAAGGTgcttgctgggggtgttggacaaaggtccgtggtttcAGActgtcagggctgggactccagtCGACGCTGCGCGCGTCTTGGTTCGGCCTGAGCCGTGCGTAGATAGGTGGTCGGCACGGggcggtcatcaagtcaagacaAGGAGTGGTTGTGGTTTCTTGTGCCGCAATCGGTGGTCGAGACGATAAtggggtgtagtgccccatctgctgtgtCCCTGTTCCCCGGACGGGGAGTGAGGTTGCGAGTCGACGTCGTGATACAGAATACTCCGCCTGTTGAACAGCAGCGGTCTCCAATAGTGCCTGAAGGTTCTGGTGGATAGCCCGTCCGcgagggtcgtttggctcgggcaagtcacgcaggagcattgccgcggcggcaaCATTCTGACTGgctcgagcgaactatggggggttGGTCCCCCGAACCGGAGCATTGCGCTGGGgctgacgggcgtgaccccgagcACCGCTCGCAGGTCTATGCGCACAGGGCACAGTGTGGTGCGTCGAGTGCGTTGatgcagttggtggctgatgcgaccactgtcgtcgtagatcctccccatggtcatgtgtgagctcgggggtctccgcgtGAGGGCCCGATGGGGCGTGGGTCCggaaggactccgttacccctagcGGCCGCTCTGGGGCGTCTGCCGCAGCGTATTCCCGGGACCGACAggggctaggtgccacgtcgctgatgctggagctatcgctcccgacgtcgtcatccatgatgtcgaggaaataggtgggagcatagctcgccatccccacaaattcagacgtgagagggtgcAGCGCCAGCACCTTTTGCAGTCCTCGGGCGTATGTGTCCGTGgaagacacgaggccataggggaaccggccatATGGTAGAGCGGGGTTTGAGTatagagtttgctcggaatgaagcgctaATGCCACGCTGTCGAAgtcgcgcgtcccggagtcgatggaggacgtccctccaacgagtgccgggtcacgagcctcctcgcagaggtgaAGTACActaagccggtcggcgatgaagtccaggctcccaaagcggaaggcctgggctgtaacatcctaatgggccaaagtgggcccaatccAGTTTCAGTATGGGCCGGCGCTACTGTAGCAGAGGGTGTCGGGTACTGTAGCAGATGGGCTCCAGGCTACTGTTCACCAAAACAATGTTCATCCGAAAATGGGCCGGTCAAATTTGGAGTACTGTTCACGCGGTACTGTAGCGTCGTGAAAAACACTGTGCAACCAGgtttagtaccatactggaaaTCCTGAAATcgccggatcgacttaaataccagggccagggacgcgtagtaaccttcggttaaccgttttgaacgaagcgaggacgaaagttcaagcgggttgctacgcgggtgggaccactcctaggaagagtgggcctgggccatgtatgtcgggactggacgttacatttggtatcagagccgactctcgaggTTTCACGGGCACGTGGGGACAACTGCGCGGGTATGTTGTGTGCATGTGCGTGGGCCCGTCGTGGACACGGCATGGCATACACATGCGCCGGCACGGGGCCACACAAACGTGTTGAAGAGAGGCGGATCCTGGGGTAAATGTCCCGAAAGGGTAAGCTGATCTGGCATTCGACGGGGACGTCGAATCTTTAGGGGGgatgattgtaacatcctaatgggccaaagtgggcccaatccAGTTTCAGTATGGGCCGGCGCTACTGCAGCAGAGGGTGTCGGGTACTGTAGCAGCTGGGCTCCAGGCTACTGTTCACCGAAACACTGTTCATCCGAAAAAAAATGGGCCGGTCAAATTTGGAGTACTGTTCACGCGGTACTGTAGCGTCGCGAAAAACACTGTGCAACCAGgtttagtaccatactggaaaTCCTGAAATcgccggatcgacttaaataccagggccagggacgcgtagtaaccttcggttaaccgttttgaacgaagcgaggacgaaagttcaagcgggttgctacgcgggtgggaccactcctaggaagagtgggcctgggccatgtatgtcgggactggacgttacatgggctggctcgaagatgggtgaaacctgcatcccggcgggcgagagtgtggggaactccagcgagccgaaacgAATCGTATCGTCCGAGCCCGCCATGGTGGGGGTGGCagagaaatgggccatccgattaccaaaaaagtgttgaacgtacagcgtcttccccatgaacggcgccaactatcgatgcagaaagtgaccaactagtaaaaattTGTAGTCttgctgtacattgtgatcggaggtggcctaacactcaatgacataggatttatactggttcaggcaacgtgccctacatccagtcggggtcggtcggtgactttattcctaagcccaggtgctcgaagtctgtagtggggttacaaacgagaaggagaaaggagggggtatacaagaggtttgGATGGCTTCGACCGAAAGGGCTGCGGTTGGAACTTGGTGGTCCTGTGGTTGTAAGGGGTTGGTgttgatctagtgagtctgagcttttgTGAAGTCGATCTCCTttggttggagggagcgcatccccttttatagatgaaggggatggcttttataggtgagagggagagagtacagatatttctaagccttgctgcctacagtgatgaaaactagataatggttgaagcccccccaatactgtcgatgtcgctgtaggatgtcagatgt
Coding sequences within:
- the LOC136455085 gene encoding nucleoporin NSP1-like, which encodes MNLAFDGSSGKGHSRSPSDEPPEGPPSDRTTNSSHGDTTGSTTVYASLSDEISTTTFAWDAVGHPSSIPTTLPTDAFGSDGKDRSCSSPPGEIGSSLSLISSTATAEEGATSVTSAVGTGIAANTNAATTALSATPSRGNTAGREGLAAATPLPPSLTATRCSVGLQTSYTEAGAMLNPGIPRSLTKITGKPHSTKTQPARIKAARKHTGWRVARPRRQAPTTMDLWAENRSQAATRAPSLRMGSESSRPAPAWPAGRCDPRLGTP